Part of the Sulfobacillus acidophilus DSM 10332 genome, TAATTATAACGTTTAGGATGAGGACGACATGGCCAATCTCTCTATCGGCACCCGAGGCAGCGAGCTTGCGGTGCGTCAAACCGATCTCATCGTTTCGCGTTTAGAATCCCAGGAGCACCACGTCACGGTCGTTCGCGTCGAAACCCACGGGGACCGGGTCCTGGATCGGGCGCTGAATCAGTTGGGCAATCAAGGGGTTTTTACGACCGAATTAGAACAACGGTTGGTCGCGGGAACCATTGACTTGGCGGTCCATTCGCTAAAAGATTTGCCGACCCAATTGGCGCCGGGATTGGCCATCGGCGCCTACGCGTTACCCGAGGATCGCCGTGACGTCTTGCTGGCCGGAGATTATACGCTGGCGACGCTTCCGCCGGGAGCCCGCGTGGGAACTTCCAGCCTGCGGCGAACGGCCTTTTTACGGTCTCTTCGTCCGGACCTGGAAGTGGTTCCGGTCCGGGGCAATTTGCAAACCCGGTTACGGAAGTGGCAGGAACTAGGACTCGACGGCCTGTTGTTGGCTGCCGCCGGAGTCCACCGCTTAGGGTGGCAGGATAAAATCAGCGAGTATTTAGATCCCTTCGCGATGGTCCCTGCCCCCGGTCAAGGCATTTTAGCGGTCGAAATGGTGGCTGATCGCCAGGATATCGCCAAAATCTTGGCGCCCTTGGACGATCCGGCAGCTCGCGTATTGGCGCAGGCCGAACGGGGGGTATTGGCCCGTCTCGGCGGCGGCTGCCAAATGCCGTTAGGTGCCTATGCGACCTGGGACGGAGAGACGGTTTACTTGTTAGGCCAAGCGGCGGATCCGGCGGGAACTCGGCTGGCACGAGCGGAAGCTCGGGGAACGGCCTCCGATACGGACCGGCTGGCGGAGGAGGTGGCCGACGAATTGCGGCGGCAAGGAGCTTTAGCATGGATTCAGCCATAGTCCGCAAGCAGGTGACATTGGTCGGAGGCTCCAACGGACGGGTAGCGTATCTCACGCAGGCAGCGTGGGACGTCTTGGAAGCGTGTGACCGGATTTGGTTGTCGTCGGCATTCGAGGATGGCGGGACCGATTGGCGGGAGTGGCCGTGGTCCGGCAAGACCGTTCGGGCTCAGTGGCGTGACCCGACTTGGCGAGACAGTCTTCAGGACGATGGATCGCGTCAGGTCGCCTGGGTGGTGCCTGACAGTCCCGCGGTATCCCGTGATCCCGATTTGGTTGTCGGCCTCTCTTATTTACGGCAATGGCGATGGCAGACGGCTTGGGTCAGTGGAATCCCCGGCTGGCTTTTTCGGTTGGATGAGTTGGGGCTGGTAACTTTTCCTACAACCATGACGATTAACGGGAAGGTCACGATTGCGTGGCCGTCTGAGGTCTCATTCCATGACGTTCCGCAATTTCCCTGGCTGCACGACCAACCGCTGTATAACCGGACCATTGTGTGGCTGCGTGACAGTCCTCGCGCACGGGAAGCCGCGGGTTGGCTGCGGCAACAGGGGGCACGGGTGTGGATTGAGCCCGTGAGCGTGATTGAGCCTCCTGAGCGCACGGACGCCTGGGATCGGATGTTGGAACAGATTGCCCGGTATGATTGGCTGCTGTTGACCAGTGCCGAAGCGGTTGATCGCTGGTTTCGACGCATGCGGGAAAAATCCGTGGATATCCGCCGTTTGCGCGCCCAGATTGCCGTCGTGGGCCCGGAAACGGCCCGGCTGGTGCGCCAGGTCGGTTTGACGGTCGATTTGATGCCGGAGCGGGATTATAGTCAAGGCGGGCTGATTGAAGCCTTTTCGGCCATACCCGTGCGTGGCAGTCTGATGGCCTTCCCCGGTGGACAAAAGAACCGGCGGGATCTGGTGGAGCATTTGGAAGCGCGCGGAGCACGGGTGGACACGGCCGTTATTTATCGTAATCGCTCTGTCCCCCTTGAGACGGCTACTCGGTTAGCCATCCAAAACGCTACGGTATCGGCCTTGGTATTCACGGCGTCCTCACAAGTCGAGTATCTGGTCGAGCAGTTATCGATGGAGGAACGGCACCGTCTACGGGATATTCCGCTCTTTAGTATTGGGCCGGCCACGACCGGGACTCTTCGCCAGTATGGTTTGGTACCTGCCGGCGAGGCCGCTACCCCGAATTTTCGCGTGCTGGCGGAATTAGTTCGGGACCGATTGGCGGAGACATCACAAAAGGAGTGATTTCATGTTTCCTTCGTTTCCTATCGAAAGGCCGCGTCGATTGCGGCGCACCGAGGTTTTGCGGGATTTAGTGCGGGAAACCCGCCTGCATCCGGCGGAATTGATTTACCCGGTGTTCGTCAAACCCGGGCGCGACCGGCAAGACCCTATACAGTCCATGCCGGGGATTTTTCAGTGGTCACCGGATACCTTGGAACGCCATCTGACGACAGCCTATCAAAAAGGGATTAAAAGCTTTTTATTGTTTGGCATACCGGAACATAAAGATGCGCGGGGATCCGAGGCGTATGATCCCCAGGGGATTATTCAAGTCACGCTTCGTCGTTTGCGTGACGCGCTTTCGGATGCGGTACTGATAGCCGACTTATGCTTGTGTGAATATACCGACCATGGGCACTGTGGGGTGCTTAAAGGGGAGACCGTGGATAATGACGTGACCTTGGATTTGCTGGCGGAAACGGCGGTTCGGCAGGCGGAAGCCGGGGCGAGTATCGTCGCACCGTCGGATATGATGGACGGACGCGTGGGCGCCATTCGGCGGGCTCTCGACCAACAGGGTTTTCAAGACATCCCGATTATGTCCTACGCGGCCAAGTACGCCTCCGCCTTTTACGGGCCATTTCGGGAAGCGGCGGAAAACACGCCGGCGTTTGGCGATCGCCGATCGTATCAAATGGACC contains:
- a CDS encoding hydroxymethylbilane synthase (PFAM: Porphobilinogen deaminase, C-terminal domain; Porphobilinogen deaminase, dipyromethane cofactor binding domain~TIGRFAM: porphobilinogen deaminase~COGs: COG0181 Porphobilinogen deaminase~HAMAP: Porphobilinogen deaminase~InterPro IPR000860~KEGG: rrs:RoseRS_1750 porphobilinogen deaminase~PFAM: Tetrapyrrole biosynthesis, hydroxymethylbilane synthase~SPTR: Porphobilinogen deaminase;~TIGRFAM: Tetrapyrrole biosynthesis, hydroxymethylbilane synthase) gives rise to the protein MANLSIGTRGSELAVRQTDLIVSRLESQEHHVTVVRVETHGDRVLDRALNQLGNQGVFTTELEQRLVAGTIDLAVHSLKDLPTQLAPGLAIGAYALPEDRRDVLLAGDYTLATLPPGARVGTSSLRRTAFLRSLRPDLEVVPVRGNLQTRLRKWQELGLDGLLLAAAGVHRLGWQDKISEYLDPFAMVPAPGQGILAVEMVADRQDIAKILAPLDDPAARVLAQAERGVLARLGGGCQMPLGAYATWDGETVYLLGQAADPAGTRLARAEARGTASDTDRLAEEVADELRRQGALAWIQP
- a CDS encoding Uroporphyrinogen III synthase HEM4 (PFAM: Uroporphyrinogen-III synthase HemD~COGs: COG1587 Uroporphyrinogen-III synthase~InterPro IPR003754~KEGG: gbm:Gbem_0409 bifunctional uroporphyrinogen III C2,C7-methyltransferase/uroporphyrinogen III synthase~PFAM: Tetrapyrrole biosynthesis, uroporphyrinogen III synthase~SPTR: Uroporphyrinogen III C2,C7-methyltransferase and uroporphyrinogen III synthase); translated protein: MDSAIVRKQVTLVGGSNGRVAYLTQAAWDVLEACDRIWLSSAFEDGGTDWREWPWSGKTVRAQWRDPTWRDSLQDDGSRQVAWVVPDSPAVSRDPDLVVGLSYLRQWRWQTAWVSGIPGWLFRLDELGLVTFPTTMTINGKVTIAWPSEVSFHDVPQFPWLHDQPLYNRTIVWLRDSPRAREAAGWLRQQGARVWIEPVSVIEPPERTDAWDRMLEQIARYDWLLLTSAEAVDRWFRRMREKSVDIRRLRAQIAVVGPETARLVRQVGLTVDLMPERDYSQGGLIEAFSAIPVRGSLMAFPGGQKNRRDLVEHLEARGARVDTAVIYRNRSVPLETATRLAIQNATVSALVFTASSQVEYLVEQLSMEERHRLRDIPLFSIGPATTGTLRQYGLVPAGEAATPNFRVLAELVRDRLAETSQKE
- a CDS encoding Porphobilinogen synthase (PFAM: Delta-aminolevulinic acid dehydratase~COGs: COG0113 Delta-aminolevulinic acid dehydratase~InterPro IPR001731~KEGG: rxy:Rxyl_1976 delta-aminolevulinic acid dehydratase~PFAM: Tetrapyrrole biosynthesis, porphobilinogen synthase~PRIAM: Porphobilinogen synthase~SPTR: Delta-aminolevulinic acid dehydratase) translates to MFPSFPIERPRRLRRTEVLRDLVRETRLHPAELIYPVFVKPGRDRQDPIQSMPGIFQWSPDTLERHLTTAYQKGIKSFLLFGIPEHKDARGSEAYDPQGIIQVTLRRLRDALSDAVLIADLCLCEYTDHGHCGVLKGETVDNDVTLDLLAETAVRQAEAGASIVAPSDMMDGRVGAIRRALDQQGFQDIPIMSYAAKYASAFYGPFREAAENTPAFGDRRSYQMDPANRREALKEVFLDIEEGADLVIVKPALPYLDIVSDVKAAVKVPVAAYQVSGEYAMIEAAGRNGWIDRRRVVMETLTAIRRAGADMIITYFAPEVVDWIE